A region of the Pseudarthrobacter sp. MM222 genome:
TCAACTCCTCGGCGGCACGACGGCGGACCCCCTCAGGCTCGCCGTCGCCCCAGACGCGGTCCGGCAGGATGCCGCGGTGCCGTTCGTCGATCGGGTCGTCACAGACAGCCTGGCCCTTAAGGTGGTTGGAGATGGTCCATACCCGGAGTCCGTGGCGTTCGAGGATGTCCAGCCTGCCCTGCACATAGGCGTCGTCGTCCCAGCGCCAGGGATCCAGGTGGTCACCCCAGCATGCGATCTCCAGCCCGTCGTAGCCCCATTCGCCGGCGAGCCGGGCCACCTCCTCGAACGGCAGGTCGGCCCACTGGCCGGTGAACAAAGTGATCGGTCGTGCCACGTTTTTCCCTCCTACACTGCCTGGACAGAGACGCCGGCGGCGACGCGCATCCAAGCCGAATCATTGTCGGAACTGTGTTCAACGGCCTCGAGCACGCGCTGCACCCGCAACCCGTCAGCGAACGTCGGATGCGGATCGCTGCCGTTCACGATGCCCTCCACGAGGTCCTTGACCTGGTGGGAGAACCCGTGCTCGTAGCCGAGCATGTGCCCTGCCGGCCACCAGGCCGAAACGTAGGGGTGCTCCGCTTCGGTGACCAGGATTTTCCGGAAGCCCTGGCGGTCCGGTGGTGCCGTCCGGTCGTAGAACTGGACGCTGTTAAGGTCCTCGAGGTCGAACGCCAGTGCGCCCTTGTCCCCCGAGACTTCAATCTGCAGGGCGTTCTTGCGGCCGGTGGCAAAGCGTGAGGCCTCGATCGATGCCAGCGCACCGGATTCGAACCGGCCGGTGAAGATGGCAATATCGTCCACCGTCACCTGGCCCTTGCCGGCACCGGCTGTGCCGGACAGGCCTGTGCTGGATTGTCCGGCAGCGGAATCGGGCAGCGGACGTTCCTTCACGATGGTGTCGATGACCCCGGACACCGTCGCCAGGTTCATTCCTGTCACAAACTGGGCCAGGTCAATCGCGTGCGCCCCGATGTCCCCCAACGCCCCGGAGCCGGCATGCTCCTTCTGCAGCCGCCACGCCAGCGGCATGGCGGGATCCACAAGCCAGTCCTGGCGGTAGGAGGCCCGCACCTGGTTGATGGTCCCCACGGCACCTTCGGCAATGAGGTTGCGCAGGAAGGTTACCGCCGGAACGCGCCGATAGGTGAAGCCCACCATGGCGCGGACGCCCCGGGCGGCGGCGCATTCGGCCGCTTCGGCCATCGCTTCGGCTTCCGCCACGGTGTTGGCCAGAGGCTTTTCGCACAGGACATGCTTTCCAGCCTCAAGCGCCGCGATCGCAATCTCGGCATGGGAGTCGCCTGGCGTGACGATGTCGACGACGTCGATATCGTCCCGGGCGATGACTTCGCGCCAGTCCGTGGCGGACTCAGCCCAGCCCCATTTTTGGGCGGCTGCGGCAACGGCCGAGGCGTTCCGGCCCACAATGACCGCCATTTCCGGCTCTGCAGGGAGATCGAAGACCCGCGGCGCCGTGCGCCAGCCCTGTGAATGGGCCGCGCCCATGAAGCCGTAACCGATCATGGCCACCCGCAGGGCTGTCATGCCAGCACTACCTTTCGCTCAACCGCCACCCGGTTTCCGACGTAGCGCATGGGCGCGATCTGCATGTAGAGCAGGCGGAGGGTCAGGATGACCTCGACGTCGATCTCTTCGCCGGTATCGGGAACGCGGTCCAGCGGGATGATCACGTCGGGCTTGTCCGCGACGAACCACAGGGTTTCCCATTGCTCGGGCAGCTCTGCGATGGAGTATGACGTGCCCTGCAGTTCGAAGCGGAGGGATTCCTTGGGGATCGCCGCGCCGTTGACTGTTGCCGCAACATCGTCCACGGCGGACAGCCAGAGGCTGCGGTACCAGGGCAGTTGCACGGACACCGAAATGCCCTCGGGGTGCCTGCGGACGTCGGCGTCCTGGAACAGGGAGTTATGAGTTGCCATGGCTTTCCTTACTTCGCAGTCTCGACCAGGGTCGGGTTGGAAACAGTTGCATCAACGGACTCTTCGATGGCGCGGCGCATCAGCGTGTGCTGCTTCTTCACCAGGTCGATCGGATCCGATTCGCCAAGGTCGGCAAAGGCGTGGCCTTCCCATTCGCTGGAGAGGAATCCGGTGTAGCCGCCCTTGACGAACTGCCGGACAATCCGCGGGATGTCCATGGCAGGCTCGTTGCCGTTCTCGTCAATGTCGTAGAACTTGGCATGGACATG
Encoded here:
- a CDS encoding Gfo/Idh/MocA family protein, coding for MTALRVAMIGYGFMGAAHSQGWRTAPRVFDLPAEPEMAVIVGRNASAVAAAAQKWGWAESATDWREVIARDDIDVVDIVTPGDSHAEIAIAALEAGKHVLCEKPLANTVAEAEAMAEAAECAAARGVRAMVGFTYRRVPAVTFLRNLIAEGAVGTINQVRASYRQDWLVDPAMPLAWRLQKEHAGSGALGDIGAHAIDLAQFVTGMNLATVSGVIDTIVKERPLPDSAAGQSSTGLSGTAGAGKGQVTVDDIAIFTGRFESGALASIEASRFATGRKNALQIEVSGDKGALAFDLEDLNSVQFYDRTAPPDRQGFRKILVTEAEHPYVSAWWPAGHMLGYEHGFSHQVKDLVEGIVNGSDPHPTFADGLRVQRVLEAVEHSSDNDSAWMRVAAGVSVQAV
- a CDS encoding C-glycoside deglycosidase beta subunit domain-containing protein, which gives rise to MATHNSLFQDADVRRHPEGISVSVQLPWYRSLWLSAVDDVAATVNGAAIPKESLRFELQGTSYSIAELPEQWETLWFVADKPDVIIPLDRVPDTGEEIDVEVILTLRLLYMQIAPMRYVGNRVAVERKVVLA